One part of the Rhizobium rhizogenes genome encodes these proteins:
- a CDS encoding ABC transporter permease — MKRATSLLRRRAISAIPVLLIVLIFTFALLENTSGDAVDAYLVSIGGGDAGLRDALREQYGLNGSMLARFWLYASSVLRLDLGWSLAFDRPVLGLILERLPNTLLLMGSATALAFILGTTLGIIAGARPGGITDRVLSALSLTLYATPGFWLGLVLAIVFAVQLRWLPTSGIETIASGKQGFARALDIARHLVLPVASLGLIYLALFLRVMRTAMAAVWPLDFVLFAASKGLYRRRIVLRHVARNAALPLITVLGLQAATMLGGSVVIESVFAIPGFGRLAQEAVSGRDTPLLMGIILTSAVFVILVNLAVDILYSILDPRIGSGENAA; from the coding sequence GTGAAACGTGCGACGTCTTTGCTGCGACGAAGGGCGATCAGCGCCATTCCGGTGCTGCTGATCGTTCTCATCTTCACCTTCGCCCTGCTTGAAAATACCTCCGGGGATGCGGTGGATGCCTATCTCGTTTCCATCGGCGGCGGCGATGCCGGGCTGCGGGATGCCCTGCGCGAGCAATATGGCCTCAACGGCTCGATGCTTGCCCGCTTCTGGCTTTATGCCAGTTCGGTGCTGCGGCTCGATCTCGGCTGGTCGCTTGCCTTTGACCGGCCGGTGCTGGGGCTGATCCTCGAGCGGCTGCCGAACACGCTGCTTCTGATGGGCAGCGCCACCGCACTCGCCTTCATCCTCGGCACCACGCTCGGTATCATCGCCGGCGCGCGTCCCGGCGGGATAACCGACCGGGTACTCTCCGCCTTGTCGCTCACGCTTTACGCCACGCCCGGTTTCTGGCTCGGCCTCGTGCTTGCCATCGTCTTTGCCGTGCAGCTTCGCTGGCTGCCGACGTCAGGCATAGAAACCATCGCCTCGGGCAAGCAGGGCTTTGCAAGGGCGCTGGATATTGCCCGCCATCTCGTGCTGCCGGTCGCCAGCCTTGGCCTCATCTATCTGGCGCTGTTCCTGCGCGTCATGCGCACCGCCATGGCCGCGGTCTGGCCGCTGGATTTCGTGCTGTTTGCCGCGTCAAAAGGGCTTTACAGACGGCGCATCGTGCTGCGCCATGTTGCTCGCAACGCGGCCCTGCCGCTTATCACCGTGCTTGGCCTGCAGGCCGCAACCATGCTGGGCGGCAGCGTGGTGATTGAAAGCGTCTTTGCCATTCCGGGTTTCGGGCGGCTGGCGCAGGAGGCCGTCAGCGGTCGCGATACGCCGCTTTTGATGGGCATCATCCTCACCAGCGCCGTCTTCGTCATCCTCGTCAATCTCGCCGTCGACATTCTCTATTCCATTCTCGATCCGCGCATCGGCAGCGGGGAGAATGCGGCATGA
- a CDS encoding ABC transporter permease, with amino-acid sequence MSFVLRLLRNFEGMTGTVILTLLAVIALSAPLLFPGDPLAIVGEPLIAPFTDVALPLGTDRLGRNVLAELAHGAQASLLVGMGAAAAALVFGTVIGTIAGFAGGLVDEALMRVTDAFQIVPNFLLALAFVSTIGPSMPTVILAIALGAWADPARLMRAQVLSIRERDYVQSARAIGMHPLEIAFRQILPNALPPVLALAAIIVAAAILTEAALSFLGLGDPNIVTWGSMIAEGRNVLRSAAFLSVIPGIGLLVTVLGVYLFGEGINRAMATRRQAP; translated from the coding sequence ATGAGTTTCGTTCTCCGGCTCCTGCGCAATTTCGAAGGTATGACGGGCACCGTCATCCTGACATTGCTGGCGGTGATTGCGCTCTCCGCACCCCTCCTGTTCCCCGGCGATCCGCTGGCGATCGTCGGCGAGCCGCTGATTGCGCCCTTTACGGATGTCGCCCTGCCGCTTGGCACCGACCGGCTGGGCCGCAATGTGCTGGCCGAACTTGCCCATGGCGCGCAGGCCTCCCTGCTCGTCGGCATGGGTGCCGCCGCCGCAGCGCTTGTTTTCGGCACCGTCATCGGCACGATTGCCGGTTTTGCCGGCGGCCTTGTTGATGAGGCTCTGATGCGCGTCACCGATGCCTTCCAGATCGTGCCGAATTTCCTGCTGGCGCTTGCCTTTGTCAGCACCATCGGCCCCTCGATGCCGACAGTCATTCTGGCCATTGCGCTCGGCGCGTGGGCGGACCCGGCGCGGTTGATGCGGGCGCAGGTGCTGAGCATTCGCGAGCGGGACTATGTGCAATCCGCCCGCGCCATCGGCATGCATCCGCTGGAAATCGCCTTCCGGCAGATATTGCCCAATGCCCTGCCGCCGGTTCTGGCGCTCGCCGCCATCATCGTTGCCGCCGCCATCCTCACCGAGGCGGCGCTCTCCTTCCTCGGGCTTGGCGATCCCAATATCGTCACCTGGGGCTCGATGATCGCGGAAGGACGCAACGTGCTCCGCTCAGCGGCGTTCCTGTCCGTCATCCCCGGCATCGGTCTGCTGGTGACCGTGCTCGGTGTCTATCTTTTCGGAGAAGGTATCAACCGGGCGATGGCGACGAGGAGGCAGGCGCCATGA
- a CDS encoding ABC transporter ATP-binding protein — MSGNALCRIDDLSVRYAAADAPALHKVSLTIRQGQRLAIIGESGSGKSTLGKAIAGLLPQTARVSGDISWSRDSGLFTGRPMPGRDIGTIFQDTGATLNPVLTIGEQVAEGAVRHLGLSWKAARDLAHDLLEKVRLPHPSHLLSAYPHQLSGGQRQRVAIAAAIAARSSILIADEATSALDTVTQAAIATLLDDLVREEERTLVFITHDIGLASSLADDIAVLSAGELVEHGPARRVLSGPAHAYTRALLADYLDLSTPPLISEAVP, encoded by the coding sequence ATGAGCGGCAACGCCCTTTGCCGGATAGACGATCTCAGCGTCCGTTACGCTGCGGCCGATGCACCGGCGCTGCACAAGGTTTCCCTGACGATACGGCAGGGGCAGCGGCTGGCGATCATCGGCGAAAGCGGCTCGGGTAAATCCACGCTCGGCAAGGCGATCGCCGGGCTTCTGCCGCAGACCGCGCGGGTCTCGGGCGATATTTCATGGAGCCGCGACAGCGGCCTTTTCACCGGCAGGCCGATGCCGGGACGCGATATCGGCACGATCTTTCAGGATACCGGCGCGACGCTGAACCCGGTCCTGACCATCGGCGAACAGGTGGCGGAAGGCGCGGTGCGGCATCTCGGCCTCTCATGGAAAGCGGCGCGCGATCTTGCCCACGATCTTCTGGAAAAAGTGCGGCTGCCGCATCCCTCCCATCTGCTCTCCGCCTATCCGCACCAGCTTTCCGGCGGGCAGAGGCAACGCGTGGCGATTGCGGCCGCCATTGCGGCGCGCTCTTCGATCCTGATTGCCGACGAGGCGACGAGCGCGCTCGACACGGTGACCCAGGCGGCCATCGCCACCCTTCTCGATGATCTCGTGCGCGAGGAAGAAAGAACGCTTGTCTTCATCACCCATGATATCGGTCTTGCCTCCAGCCTTGCCGACGACATCGCGGTTTTAAGCGCCGGCGAGCTGGTGGAACACGGCCCGGCCCGCCGGGTGCTTTCCGGGCCCGCGCATGCCTATACCCGGGCGCTGCTTGCCGACTACCTCGATCTTTCGACCCCGCCGCTCATCAGCGAGGCCGTGCCATGA
- a CDS encoding ABC transporter ATP-binding protein, translating into MNETLLSVDGLSKTYRTGARTVTALSDISFSLKRGETLGLAGPSGCGKSTLARILMRLIPADEGTVRFENRNWLSLGGSALRAARQQMQMVFQDTHGAFNPRATVEDAIGEPLRIHRIVQRRERPVEIRRLLERVGLPAAYAGRSVFELSGGQRQRVAIARAIALKPSLLIMDEAVSALDVSVRRQILELLVEIQRETAISCIFVSHDLAVIRAVCHRVAIMEAGRIVEIGGTGAIISAPQSSTARSLIDAAPRLITTMQG; encoded by the coding sequence ATGAATGAAACCCTTCTGAGCGTGGACGGCCTTTCCAAGACCTACCGCACCGGCGCAAGAACGGTGACGGCGCTCTCCGATATCTCGTTTTCGCTCAAGCGCGGCGAGACGCTGGGCCTTGCCGGCCCCTCCGGCTGCGGGAAATCGACACTGGCGCGCATCCTCATGCGGCTGATCCCCGCCGACGAAGGCACGGTCCGTTTCGAAAACCGCAACTGGCTCTCGCTTGGCGGCAGTGCATTGCGCGCCGCCCGGCAGCAGATGCAGATGGTGTTTCAGGATACGCATGGCGCCTTCAACCCACGCGCCACCGTCGAGGATGCCATAGGCGAGCCGCTGCGCATTCACCGCATCGTTCAGAGACGCGAGCGCCCGGTGGAGATACGCCGCCTTCTCGAGCGTGTCGGCCTGCCTGCCGCCTATGCCGGTCGCTCCGTCTTCGAACTTTCGGGCGGGCAGAGGCAGCGTGTAGCGATTGCCCGCGCCATTGCGCTCAAACCGTCGCTTCTCATCATGGACGAAGCGGTCTCGGCGCTTGATGTTTCGGTTCGCCGGCAGATTCTTGAACTTTTGGTGGAAATCCAGCGGGAAACGGCGATTTCCTGTATTTTCGTTTCCCACGATCTCGCCGTCATCCGCGCCGTCTGCCACCGTGTCGCGATCATGGAGGCGGGTCGGATTGTTGAAATCGGCGGGACCGGAGCGATCATTTCCGCGCCGCAATCCTCAACCGCCAGAAGCCTGATCGATGCCGCACCGCGGCTCATCACCACCATGCAAGGATAA
- a CDS encoding alanine--glyoxylate aminotransferase family protein: protein MPAPDYALLLDPPTFPAERYAVLADRLAALMGTKNDVLLIQAEAVLALEAAATSLARPGLRALNIVTSPYGAWFGGWLERGGAAVRNLTASPAKPVTLAEVERALDDGPGFDLLAIVHAESASGILNPLPAIAALAQERGVITLVDAVASIGGHAFEVDRLGIDIAVIGPQKALAGPAGISAISVSPKAWQLLSHDKAPSNSMLSLLDQKQLWLDAGRGALPGTPAPLEFYALEAALDRIEAEGLPAANARHERAAAATRHGIKALGIANWVEEAHSSALVSTAILPDTVEAGAFLAAISREHGADISAGVGPGAERLIRLNHTGRRAHPQAVKANIAAVSGALKNLGHATDTDSALEAAEKSYSEAASKEV from the coding sequence ATGCCCGCCCCGGATTATGCATTGCTCCTCGACCCGCCCACTTTCCCCGCCGAGCGTTACGCCGTGCTGGCCGACCGGCTGGCGGCCCTGATGGGCACAAAAAACGACGTGCTGCTGATACAGGCGGAAGCCGTGCTGGCGCTGGAGGCGGCGGCGACAAGCCTCGCGCGGCCGGGGCTGAGGGCGCTCAACATCGTCACCAGCCCCTATGGCGCATGGTTCGGCGGCTGGCTGGAACGCGGCGGCGCGGCGGTGCGCAACCTGACGGCCAGCCCGGCAAAGCCGGTGACGCTGGCCGAGGTTGAGCGCGCGCTGGATGACGGACCGGGTTTCGATCTTCTCGCCATCGTGCATGCGGAATCGGCAAGCGGCATTCTCAACCCCCTGCCCGCCATTGCCGCGCTGGCGCAAGAAAGAGGCGTTATCACCCTGGTGGATGCCGTCGCCTCGATTGGCGGCCATGCCTTCGAGGTCGACAGGCTGGGCATTGATATCGCCGTCATCGGGCCGCAGAAGGCGCTGGCCGGCCCGGCCGGCATATCGGCCATTTCGGTCAGCCCAAAAGCATGGCAGTTGCTTTCGCACGACAAAGCACCCAGCAACTCCATGCTCTCGCTTCTCGACCAGAAACAGCTCTGGCTGGATGCCGGCCGTGGCGCGTTGCCCGGAACACCGGCACCGCTGGAATTTTACGCGCTGGAGGCCGCACTCGACAGGATCGAGGCGGAGGGTCTGCCAGCCGCCAATGCGCGCCACGAGCGGGCAGCGGCGGCCACCCGTCATGGCATCAAGGCACTCGGCATCGCCAACTGGGTGGAGGAAGCGCATTCCTCAGCCCTCGTTTCCACGGCAATCCTGCCGGATACCGTCGAAGCCGGAGCGTTTCTCGCCGCTATATCCAGAGAGCATGGCGCGGATATTTCCGCCGGCGTCGGCCCCGGCGCGGAACGGCTGATAAGGCTCAACCACACCGGCCGGCGCGCGCATCCGCAGGCGGTGAAAGCCAATATCGCAGCCGTCTCAGGTGCCCTGAAAAACCTCGGCCATGCCACCGATACCGATTCCGCGCTGGAAGCGGCCGAGAAGAGCTATTCCGAGGCCGCTTCGAAAGAGGTTTGA
- a CDS encoding helix-turn-helix domain-containing protein, with protein sequence MPSGNEKNSANRDLLLLRRLLRARDHMDAAPHEAWPVSRLAKVSGASQAHFARSFRDAFGIPPHRYLLTRRVERAVALLRDTDLPVIDIALQTGWNSIGTFGRVFRDVTGENPSEVRRQMRLSPADLEQVPHCFVSAAHRPHLTIAVSEKRRQAKGGRHDE encoded by the coding sequence ATGCCGTCTGGAAATGAAAAGAACTCTGCAAACAGAGACTTGTTGCTCCTGCGCCGCCTGCTGCGCGCTAGGGATCATATGGACGCGGCACCGCATGAGGCATGGCCCGTTTCACGCCTTGCAAAAGTCAGCGGCGCCTCGCAGGCGCATTTCGCGAGATCGTTTCGCGATGCCTTCGGCATACCCCCTCACCGCTATCTGCTGACCCGCCGGGTGGAGCGCGCCGTGGCGCTTTTGCGCGACACCGACCTTCCAGTCATCGATATCGCCCTGCAGACCGGCTGGAACAGCATCGGCACATTTGGCCGCGTCTTCCGCGATGTAACCGGGGAGAACCCTAGCGAAGTGCGGCGACAGATGCGGCTTTCGCCCGCCGATCTCGAGCAGGTTCCCCATTGCTTCGTCAGCGCCGCCCATCGCCCCCATCTCACAATCGCAGTTTCGGAGAAGCGCCGACAGGCGAAAGGCGGTAGGCACGATGAGTGA
- a CDS encoding VOC family protein, whose translation MKNGVQVVGLYVHDQDEALQFYVEKLGFHVHTDARNGDYRWLTVQHPDQPDFQLGLFRPQAPTVDEATAQDLNEAVAKGAMPPLVLVVEDCQKAFDAMHKRGVEFTQEPIARYGSVDASFRDPSGNGWKLVQAR comes from the coding sequence ATGAAAAATGGTGTTCAAGTCGTCGGGCTTTACGTTCATGACCAGGACGAGGCGCTGCAATTTTATGTCGAGAAACTTGGATTTCATGTGCATACGGACGCACGCAACGGCGATTATCGCTGGTTGACCGTGCAGCATCCGGACCAGCCGGATTTCCAGCTCGGCCTGTTTCGGCCGCAGGCCCCGACCGTTGACGAGGCAACGGCGCAGGATCTGAACGAAGCCGTGGCCAAAGGTGCCATGCCGCCTTTGGTTCTGGTGGTCGAGGATTGCCAGAAAGCCTTTGACGCCATGCACAAACGCGGCGTCGAATTCACCCAGGAACCAATCGCCCGCTATGGATCAGTGGATGCGAGTTTCCGCGACCCTTCCGGCAATGGCTGGAAGCTCGTTCAGGCCCGTTGA
- a CDS encoding IlvD/Edd family dehydratase, producing MTKSDNLPATQGKLRSRAWFDNPANADMTALYLERYMNFGLSQAELQSDRPIIGIAQTGSDLSPCNRHHLELANRLREGIREAGGIAIEFPVHPIQETGKRPTAGLDRNLAYLGLVEVLYGYPLDGVVLTIGCDKTTPACLMAAATVNIPAIALSVGPMLNGWFRGERTGSGTIVWKARELLAKGEIDYQGFVKLVASSAPSTGYCNTMGTATTMNSLAEALGMQLPGSAAIPAPYRDRQEVSYLTGLRIVEMVKEDLKPSDIMTKDAFINAIRVNSAIGGSTNAPIHLNGLARHVGVELTVDDWQTYGEDVPLLVNLQPAGEYLGEDYYHAGGVPAVVNQLMTQGLIMEDAMTVNGKTIGDNCRGAIIEDEKVIRPYEQPLKERAGFRVLRGNLFSSAIMKTSVISEEFRNRYLSNPNDPEAFEGRAVVFDGPEDYHHRIDDPSLKIDANTILFMRGAGPIGYPGAAEVVNMRAPDYLLKEGVNSLPCIGDGRQSGTSGSPSILNASPEAAAGGGLAILQTGDRVRIDVGRGKADILISGEELAKRYEALSAEGGYKFPDHQTPWQEIQRGIVSQMETGAVLEPAVKYQRIAQTKGLPRDNH from the coding sequence ATGACCAAATCCGACAATCTGCCTGCAACCCAGGGTAAACTTCGTTCGCGCGCGTGGTTCGACAACCCCGCCAATGCGGATATGACGGCACTTTATCTCGAGCGTTACATGAACTTCGGTCTGAGCCAGGCCGAGCTTCAGTCCGACCGCCCGATCATCGGCATTGCCCAGACCGGTTCGGACCTTTCGCCCTGCAACCGTCACCACCTGGAACTGGCGAACCGCCTGCGTGAAGGCATCCGTGAAGCCGGCGGCATCGCGATCGAATTCCCGGTCCATCCGATCCAGGAAACCGGCAAGCGCCCGACGGCGGGCCTCGACCGCAACCTGGCTTACCTCGGCCTCGTGGAAGTGCTTTATGGCTATCCGCTCGATGGCGTCGTGCTGACCATCGGCTGTGACAAGACCACGCCTGCCTGTCTTATGGCGGCGGCCACCGTCAACATTCCGGCCATCGCCCTTTCCGTCGGCCCCATGCTGAACGGCTGGTTCCGTGGTGAACGCACCGGCTCCGGCACCATCGTCTGGAAGGCACGCGAACTTCTGGCGAAGGGCGAGATCGACTATCAGGGCTTCGTCAAGCTCGTCGCCTCGTCGGCGCCGTCCACCGGCTATTGCAACACCATGGGCACCGCAACGACCATGAACTCGCTGGCCGAAGCGCTCGGCATGCAGCTTCCCGGCTCCGCCGCCATCCCGGCCCCTTACCGTGACCGTCAGGAAGTTTCCTATCTCACCGGCCTGCGCATCGTTGAAATGGTCAAGGAAGATCTGAAGCCATCAGACATCATGACCAAGGATGCCTTCATCAACGCCATCCGCGTCAATTCGGCCATCGGCGGCTCCACCAACGCGCCGATCCACCTGAATGGTCTCGCCCGCCATGTCGGTGTCGAGCTGACGGTGGATGACTGGCAGACCTATGGCGAAGACGTGCCGCTGCTCGTCAACCTGCAGCCGGCCGGTGAATATCTCGGCGAGGATTATTATCATGCCGGCGGCGTGCCAGCAGTCGTCAACCAGTTGATGACCCAGGGACTGATCATGGAAGACGCCATGACCGTCAACGGCAAGACCATCGGCGACAATTGCCGTGGTGCCATCATCGAGGACGAGAAGGTCATCCGCCCCTATGAGCAGCCGCTCAAGGAGCGCGCCGGCTTCCGCGTTCTGCGCGGCAACCTGTTCTCCTCCGCCATCATGAAGACGAGCGTGATCTCGGAAGAATTCCGCAATCGTTACCTCTCCAACCCGAACGACCCGGAAGCCTTCGAAGGCCGCGCCGTGGTGTTTGACGGTCCGGAGGACTACCATCACCGCATCGACGATCCGTCGCTGAAGATCGATGCCAACACCATCCTGTTCATGCGTGGCGCCGGTCCGATCGGTTACCCGGGTGCGGCGGAAGTGGTGAACATGCGTGCGCCGGATTATCTTCTGAAGGAAGGTGTGAATTCGCTGCCCTGCATCGGCGACGGCCGCCAGTCCGGCACGTCGGGCAGCCCGTCCATCCTCAACGCTTCCCCGGAAGCGGCGGCCGGCGGCGGTCTCGCCATCCTGCAGACGGGCGACCGTGTCCGCATCGATGTGGGCCGTGGCAAGGCGGATATCCTGATATCAGGCGAAGAACTGGCCAAGCGTTACGAGGCGCTGTCGGCTGAGGGCGGTTACAAATTCCCGGACCACCAGACCCCATGGCAGGAAATCCAGCGTGGCATCGTCAGCCAGATGGAAACCGGCGCGGTTCTGGAGCCGGCGGTCAAGTACCAGCGCATCGCCCAGACCAAGGGCCTGCCGCGCGACAACCACTAA
- the ytfQ gene encoding galactofuranose ABC transporter, galactofuranose-binding protein YtfQ — MRKALAAFTVAVSACLASSVSAQSLTVGFSQIGSESGWRAAETTVTKQQAEKRGVTLKFADAQQKQENQIKAVRGFIAQGVDAILIAPVVATGWDAVLKEAKEEKIPVILLDRQIEAPDDLYLTAVTSDQVHEGKVAGDWLVKDVGSKDCKVVELQGTTGSSPAINRKKGFEEAIASHANIKIVRSQTGDFTRTKGKEVMESFIKAEGGGKDICAVYAHNDDMAVGAIQAIKEAGLKPGTDIKIVSIDAVPDIFKAMADGEANATVELTPDMAGPAFDALEAYLKDKKEPPKWIQTESKLYTASDDPMKVYEAKKGLGY, encoded by the coding sequence ATGAGAAAAGCTCTTGCGGCATTCACTGTCGCCGTTTCCGCATGCCTTGCATCCAGTGTTTCCGCACAATCGCTTACCGTCGGCTTCTCGCAGATCGGCTCGGAATCCGGATGGCGCGCGGCTGAAACCACCGTCACCAAACAGCAGGCCGAAAAGCGCGGCGTCACGCTGAAATTCGCCGACGCACAGCAGAAGCAGGAAAACCAGATCAAGGCCGTGCGCGGCTTCATCGCGCAGGGTGTCGACGCGATCCTGATCGCCCCTGTTGTCGCCACCGGCTGGGACGCGGTGCTGAAGGAAGCCAAGGAAGAAAAAATCCCCGTCATCCTGCTCGACCGCCAGATCGAGGCACCGGACGATCTTTACCTGACCGCCGTGACCTCCGATCAGGTGCACGAGGGCAAGGTGGCCGGTGACTGGCTGGTCAAGGATGTCGGCTCCAAGGATTGCAAGGTGGTGGAATTGCAGGGCACGACCGGCTCCTCACCCGCCATCAACCGCAAGAAGGGCTTTGAAGAGGCCATCGCTTCCCACGCCAATATCAAGATCGTGCGCTCGCAGACGGGTGACTTCACCCGCACCAAGGGCAAGGAAGTGATGGAAAGCTTCATCAAGGCCGAAGGCGGCGGCAAGGATATCTGTGCCGTCTACGCCCATAATGACGACATGGCCGTCGGCGCCATTCAGGCGATCAAGGAAGCCGGCCTGAAGCCCGGAACCGACATCAAGATCGTCTCCATCGACGCCGTGCCCGACATCTTCAAGGCCATGGCGGATGGCGAGGCCAATGCGACAGTGGAACTGACACCCGACATGGCAGGCCCGGCCTTCGACGCGCTCGAAGCCTATCTGAAGGACAAGAAGGAACCGCCGAAGTGGATCCAGACGGAATCCAAGCTTTATACGGCATCCGATGATCCGATGAAGGTCTATGAAGCGAAGAAGGGCCTGGGGTACTGA
- a CDS encoding sugar ABC transporter ATP-binding protein: MSETAPLLEARAIGKSFLGITALDGVDFSLGHGEIHALLGENGAGKSTLIKILTGVYHRDSGSIFLEGSEISPTNVGEAQVLGIGTVYQEVNLLENLTVAENLFLGRQPRRFGLIDRSTMQKNSQALLAQYGLSIDVNALLSSYSVAIRQIIAIARAVDLSGKVLVLDEPTASLDAHEVETLFGVLRNLRARGIGIVIITHFLNQVYDIADRVTVLRNGRLVGTRDIGSLPRSELISMMLGRELQHITHEHQATEDTVAEGEPPIRFEGYGKRGSIAPFDLGIRPGEIVGVAGLLGSGRTETAFLLFGIDRPDTGKAVIDGQTVAISSPEAAITAGFGFCPEERKTDGIIGDFSVTDNIALALQARQGWARPLSRRQKAELAESFIKSLDIRPADPNRPIKFLSGGNQQKAILARWLATHPRLLILDEPTRGIDIGAHAEILKMIEKLCSEGMSLVVISSELEELTAVAHRVVVLSDRRHVSELKGGDVTADNIMRAIADAAKTEAA; the protein is encoded by the coding sequence ATGTCCGAAACGGCACCACTTCTGGAAGCACGCGCCATCGGCAAATCCTTTCTCGGGATTACGGCGCTCGATGGCGTCGATTTTTCGCTCGGGCATGGTGAAATCCATGCGCTGCTCGGCGAAAACGGTGCGGGCAAATCGACGCTGATCAAGATATTGACCGGCGTTTATCACCGCGACAGCGGTTCGATCTTTCTGGAAGGTAGCGAGATTTCGCCCACCAATGTCGGCGAGGCGCAGGTGCTGGGCATCGGCACGGTCTATCAGGAAGTGAACCTTCTCGAAAACCTGACGGTAGCAGAAAACCTGTTTCTCGGCCGCCAGCCGCGCCGCTTCGGGCTGATCGATCGCAGCACGATGCAGAAGAATTCGCAGGCGCTGCTTGCCCAATACGGGCTTTCCATCGACGTCAACGCGCTGCTTTCCAGCTATTCCGTGGCCATCCGCCAGATCATCGCCATTGCCCGCGCCGTCGATCTTTCCGGCAAGGTGCTGGTGCTGGACGAACCGACCGCCAGCCTTGATGCCCACGAGGTCGAGACGCTGTTCGGCGTCTTGAGAAACCTGCGCGCGCGTGGCATCGGCATCGTCATCATCACCCACTTCCTCAATCAGGTCTATGATATAGCCGACCGGGTGACGGTGCTGCGCAACGGCCGCCTTGTCGGCACCCGCGATATCGGCAGCCTGCCCCGTTCCGAACTGATCTCGATGATGCTCGGCCGCGAGCTTCAGCACATCACCCATGAACATCAGGCGACCGAAGATACGGTTGCCGAGGGCGAGCCGCCGATCCGTTTCGAAGGTTACGGCAAACGCGGCAGCATCGCCCCCTTCGATCTCGGCATCCGCCCCGGCGAAATCGTCGGCGTCGCCGGGCTGCTCGGTTCTGGCCGGACGGAAACAGCCTTCCTGCTGTTCGGCATCGACCGGCCGGATACCGGAAAGGCTGTCATCGACGGCCAGACGGTGGCGATTTCTTCGCCGGAAGCCGCCATCACCGCCGGTTTCGGTTTCTGTCCGGAAGAGCGCAAGACCGATGGCATCATCGGCGACTTTTCCGTCACCGACAATATCGCGCTGGCGCTTCAGGCCCGGCAGGGTTGGGCCCGGCCGCTGTCGCGCCGGCAGAAAGCGGAACTGGCCGAAAGCTTCATCAAGTCGCTGGATATCCGCCCGGCCGACCCCAACCGGCCGATCAAATTCCTGTCCGGCGGCAACCAGCAGAAGGCCATTCTGGCGCGCTGGCTCGCCACCCACCCCCGGCTGCTGATCCTCGACGAACCGACACGCGGCATCGATATCGGCGCGCATGCGGAAATCCTGAAAATGATCGAAAAACTCTGCAGCGAAGGCATGTCGCTCGTCGTCATCTCTTCCGAACTGGAAGAACTCACCGCCGTCGCACACCGTGTCGTCGTGCTTTCCGACCGCCGTCATGTCAGCGAGTTGAAGGGCGGCGACGTGACCGCCGACAACATCATGCGCGCGATTGCCGACGCGGCAAAAACGGAGGCGGCATGA